Proteins encoded in a region of the Flavobacteriaceae bacterium HL-DH10 genome:
- a CDS encoding TlpA disulfide reductase family protein, whose protein sequence is MKKIIVLFVIFLTVLSCKSKDAPTKFSQEALNDTFVTLDGNSIAFKDILETHKDKTILIDIWASWCSDCLKGMKKVKVLQANYPDVAYVFLSLDRGKEAWRKGIKKYHVEGDHYYMPSGKKCDFADFVNISWIPRYMLINKAGEIVVFNVIEADDNKLIEALKK, encoded by the coding sequence ATGAAAAAAATAATAGTCCTATTCGTTATATTTTTAACTGTTTTAAGCTGTAAATCAAAAGATGCTCCAACAAAGTTTTCTCAAGAAGCTTTAAACGATACATTCGTAACTTTAGATGGTAATTCAATTGCTTTTAAAGATATTTTAGAAACTCATAAAGACAAAACCATTCTTATTGATATTTGGGCGTCTTGGTGTAGCGATTGTCTTAAAGGGATGAAAAAAGTAAAAGTGTTACAAGCAAATTATCCAGATGTTGCTTATGTGTTTTTGTCGTTAGATAGAGGCAAGGAAGCTTGGAGAAAAGGCATCAAAAAGTATCATGTAGAAGGCGATCATTATTATATGCCTTCTGGAAAAAAATGTGATTTTGCAGATTTTGTAAATATAAGCTGGATTCCTAGATATATGCTAATAAATAAAGCTGGCGAAATCGTTGTATTTAATGTTATTGAAGCTGATGATAATAAGTTAATAGAAGCATTAAAAAAATAA
- a CDS encoding ABC transporter permease — translation MINYLLNKIIYALLTLFGVVTVIFLLFNVLPGDPAQMMLGQNEDSEQLALVKHKYGFDKPIRTQYLYYINDLSPISFHSKDAGNYTFLKENKYQAIKLVSIGNTTTVLKFPYLRESFTKQGKKVSQVLAETLPNTFVLAVSAIIIAILLGVFLGIISALYKDKWLDKVIQILSTFGMSVPSFFSAILFAWFFGFILHEYTHLEMTGSLYELDDFGEAMHIKWKNLILPAVVLGIRPLAVVIQLMRNSLLEVFNQDYIRTARAKGLSEFQIIKRHAVKNALNPVVTAISGWFASMLAGAVFVEYIFGWNGLGKEIVNALNTLDLPVIMGAVLIIATMFVIINIFVDLVYVWLDPKVKLE, via the coding sequence TTGATAAATTACCTTCTAAATAAAATCATTTACGCCTTACTCACATTATTTGGGGTAGTAACCGTTATATTTTTATTATTCAATGTTCTTCCAGGAGATCCAGCTCAAATGATGCTGGGGCAAAATGAAGATAGTGAACAATTAGCACTTGTAAAGCATAAATACGGATTCGACAAACCCATTAGAACACAGTATTTATATTATATAAATGATTTGTCACCTATTTCATTTCACTCAAAAGATGCTGGTAATTATACGTTTTTAAAAGAAAATAAGTATCAAGCTATAAAATTAGTTTCTATAGGGAATACAACAACTGTTTTAAAATTTCCATACTTACGCGAGTCGTTTACAAAACAAGGTAAAAAGGTAAGTCAGGTTTTAGCAGAAACCTTGCCTAACACATTTGTATTAGCAGTTTCAGCCATTATCATAGCCATACTTTTAGGAGTCTTTTTGGGTATTATTTCAGCACTTTACAAAGATAAATGGCTCGATAAAGTGATACAAATTTTAAGTACGTTTGGTATGAGTGTGCCATCCTTTTTTAGTGCCATTTTATTTGCTTGGTTTTTTGGATTCATCTTGCATGAATACACACATTTAGAAATGACAGGAAGCCTTTATGAATTAGACGATTTTGGAGAAGCCATGCATATTAAATGGAAAAACTTAATATTACCAGCTGTGGTTTTAGGTATTCGTCCCTTAGCGGTTGTTATTCAACTCATGCGTAATTCGTTATTAGAAGTTTTTAATCAAGATTATATAAGAACGGCCAGAGCAAAAGGGTTGAGCGAATTTCAAATTATAAAAAGGCATGCCGTTAAAAATGCTTTAAATCCTGTTGTTACAGCCATTTCGGGATGGTTTGCTTCTATGCTAGCTGGCGCTGTTTTTGTAGAATATATTTTTGGATGGAATGGCTTAGGAAAAGAAATAGTTAACGCCTTAAATACATTAGATTTACCCGTAATAATGGGGGCTGTTTTAATAATAGCAACCATGTTTGTAATTATAAATATTTTTGTTGACTTAGTTTATGTTTGGTTAGATCCAAAAGTTAAACTAGAATAA
- a CDS encoding ATP-dependent Clp protease adaptor ClpS gives MSTREKTSEELLLKEEVLAQNEIVLHNDDVNTFDHVIETLIYACEHTSEQAEQCAILVHYKGKCTVKTGLYDDLEPRCTMLLDAGLSAEII, from the coding sequence ATGAGTACAAGAGAAAAAACATCAGAAGAATTACTACTCAAAGAAGAGGTTTTAGCTCAAAACGAAATCGTTTTGCACAACGATGATGTTAATACGTTCGATCATGTTATAGAAACGCTTATCTATGCATGCGAGCATACTTCAGAACAAGCAGAACAATGTGCTATTCTTGTTCATTACAAAGGGAAATGTACGGTTAAAACAGGTTTATACGACGATTTAGAACCGCGTTGCACCATGTTACTAGATGCAGGTTTAAGTGCAGAAATTATTTAG
- the tpiA gene encoding triose-phosphate isomerase, whose product MRKNIVAGNWKMNNDLVQTASLLNDLQAKEKTSNAEVMVAPTFTNLYLAYETLKTSSIEVIAQNMHFAESGAYTGEISASMLKSVGIKTVILGHSERREYFNETDESLAKKVDTALAHDLRVIFCFGEVLADRKSDNQEAVVESQISNALFHLNADAFKNIVLAYEPVWAIGTGETASPEQAQDMHAFIRKTLATKYGSDVANSVSILYGGSCKPGNAKEIFSKPDVDGGLIGGAALNADDFFAIVNAF is encoded by the coding sequence ATGAGAAAAAATATTGTAGCCGGAAACTGGAAAATGAATAATGATTTAGTGCAAACAGCATCATTATTAAACGATTTACAAGCTAAAGAAAAAACATCAAATGCAGAAGTTATGGTCGCACCAACGTTTACCAACTTATACCTTGCATACGAAACATTAAAAACTTCAAGTATCGAGGTTATTGCACAAAACATGCATTTTGCAGAAAGCGGTGCTTATACTGGAGAAATTAGCGCAAGCATGCTTAAAAGCGTAGGCATTAAAACGGTTATTTTAGGACATAGTGAGCGTCGTGAATATTTTAATGAAACAGATGAGTCTTTGGCTAAAAAAGTAGATACCGCATTAGCTCATGATTTACGTGTTATTTTTTGTTTTGGTGAAGTACTGGCTGATAGAAAATCAGACAATCAAGAAGCCGTTGTAGAAAGTCAAATAAGCAATGCCTTATTTCATTTAAATGCCGATGCTTTTAAAAACATAGTGTTAGCATACGAACCAGTTTGGGCAATTGGTACAGGCGAAACAGCAAGTCCAGAACAAGCTCAAGATATGCATGCATTTATTAGAAAAACATTAGCCACTAAATATGGTAGCGATGTTGCTAACAGTGTGTCTATTCTTTATGGAGGAAGTTGTAAACCAGGAAATGCCAAAGAAATTTTCTCTAAACCAGATGTAGATGGTGGTTTAATTGGTGGTGCTGCACTTAATGCAGACGACTTTTTTGCTATAGTAAACGCATTTTAA
- a CDS encoding heavy-metal-associated domain-containing protein: protein MKTTFEIQNFKCNGCATTILNKLTNIDGIDKVSVETEISTVTFFYKNDSNILEAKNLLNKIGYPVVGERNALTTKAKSFVSCTIGKMTK from the coding sequence ATGAAAACAACTTTTGAAATACAGAATTTTAAATGTAATGGATGTGCAACTACCATTCTTAATAAATTAACTAATATTGATGGTATTGATAAAGTTTCGGTTGAAACAGAAATTAGTACAGTAACTTTCTTTTACAAAAACGACTCTAATATTCTAGAAGCTAAAAATTTATTAAATAAAATAGGATATCCTGTTGTTGGAGAAAGGAATGCTTTAACAACAAAAGCAAAATCTTTTGTGAGTTGTACTATTGGAAAAATGACTAAATAA
- a CDS encoding ABC transporter ATP-binding protein → MTKEKESILDVKLFKRLFQYIKPYKGVFFGLLILVVLLAIFSSATPYITKYAIDESIETKISTDFLFYVVLMFVVLILQTVFQLLFIYYAAWLGQNLVMDVRVKLFNHLLRFKMKYYDNSSVGVLITRAVTDMERIADIFGQGLFMIVRDLLAMVVVFGVMIYINWRLSLIVFLMLPLLLYATRIFQKYMKRAFEEVRNEVSNLNSFVQERITGMKILQLFTRETIEYKKFKTINERHKKGWLKTVWYNSIFFPLADLVSSISIGLVAWYGGLNVVLDGAVSQGDLIAFIMFIPMLFRPLRQIADKFNTLQMGMVAANRVFKVIDTTSQIDDTGTYVAEGFKGDIKFDKVYFSYVDDEEVLKGISFEVNAGDTVAIVGATGAGKSTIINLLNRFYEIKDGVISVDGIDIKDVTLSSLRTQIAVVLQDVFLFADTILNNITLNHPEITEAQVQQAAKDIGIHDFIMSLPNGYHYNVKERGVMLSSGQRQLISFLRAYVTNPSILVLDEATSSVDSYSEQLIQNATDKITKGRTSIVIAHRLATIKKADKIIVMDSGDIVEQGTHEELLKKKDGYYKNLYEVQFLQEEVI, encoded by the coding sequence ATGACAAAAGAGAAGGAAAGCATATTAGATGTTAAATTGTTTAAGCGTCTTTTTCAATACATTAAGCCTTATAAAGGTGTGTTTTTCGGACTTCTTATTCTGGTGGTTTTATTGGCTATTTTTAGTTCGGCAACACCTTATATTACAAAATATGCTATAGACGAAAGTATTGAAACTAAAATATCAACGGATTTTCTGTTTTATGTTGTTTTAATGTTTGTGGTTTTAATTCTGCAAACCGTGTTTCAATTGTTGTTTATTTATTATGCAGCTTGGTTGGGGCAAAATTTGGTTATGGATGTGCGTGTCAAACTGTTCAATCATTTATTGCGTTTTAAAATGAAGTATTACGACAATTCTTCGGTTGGGGTTTTAATTACCAGAGCTGTAACCGACATGGAACGTATTGCCGATATTTTTGGACAAGGTTTATTCATGATTGTTAGAGATTTGTTAGCCATGGTTGTTGTATTCGGAGTAATGATTTATATCAATTGGCGATTAAGCTTAATTGTATTTCTCATGCTTCCCTTGTTATTATATGCAACACGGATTTTTCAGAAGTATATGAAACGGGCTTTTGAAGAGGTAAGAAATGAAGTCTCTAATTTAAATTCTTTTGTGCAAGAGCGTATTACGGGAATGAAAATTTTACAGCTGTTTACGCGTGAAACTATCGAATATAAAAAATTTAAAACTATAAACGAGCGTCATAAAAAAGGCTGGTTAAAAACGGTTTGGTATAACTCTATTTTCTTCCCTTTAGCCGATTTAGTGTCGTCAATTAGTATTGGTTTAGTCGCTTGGTATGGCGGTTTAAATGTGGTTTTAGATGGTGCGGTTTCTCAAGGTGATTTAATTGCTTTTATTATGTTTATCCCAATGTTGTTTAGACCATTAAGGCAAATAGCCGATAAGTTTAATACGCTTCAAATGGGTATGGTGGCTGCAAACAGAGTGTTTAAAGTTATAGATACCACTTCGCAAATAGATGATACAGGAACTTATGTAGCTGAGGGTTTTAAAGGTGATATAAAGTTTGATAAAGTCTATTTTAGTTATGTAGACGATGAAGAAGTTTTAAAAGGGATTTCGTTTGAAGTAAACGCAGGAGATACCGTTGCTATTGTTGGTGCTACAGGTGCTGGAAAATCGACTATTATTAATTTATTAAATCGTTTTTATGAAATTAAAGATGGTGTGATTTCGGTTGATGGTATTGACATTAAAGATGTTACTTTGTCGTCTTTACGCACACAAATTGCTGTGGTTTTACAAGATGTCTTTTTGTTTGCCGATACTATTTTGAATAACATTACACTTAATCATCCTGAAATAACTGAAGCGCAAGTGCAACAAGCAGCTAAAGATATTGGCATACATGATTTTATTATGAGTTTGCCAAATGGTTATCATTATAATGTAAAAGAACGCGGTGTGATGTTGTCTTCCGGACAACGACAGCTTATTTCTTTCTTACGTGCATATGTTACAAATCCGAGTATTTTGGTGCTTGATGAGGCGACGTCTTCGGTAGATTCATACTCTGAACAACTTATTCAAAATGCTACCGATAAAATAACCAAGGGAAGAACGTCTATTGTTATTGCGCATCGATTGGCGACAATAAAAAAGGCTGATAAAATTATAGTAATGGATTCTGGAGATATTGTAGAACAGGGAACTCACGAAGAATTACTTAAAAAGAAAGATGGTTATTACAAAAATCTGTATGAAGTACAGTTTTTACAAGAAGAAGTTATTTAA
- a CDS encoding DUF2892 domain-containing protein, whose product MKKNMGTTDKAIRVIIAIGIALLYYFDIIQGTLAYILMALAIIFLLTSFIGFCPLYKPFGINTCRTKK is encoded by the coding sequence ATGAAAAAAAACATGGGAACCACAGACAAAGCTATAAGAGTTATTATAGCTATAGGAATTGCACTTCTTTATTACTTTGATATTATTCAAGGTACTTTAGCTTATATTTTAATGGCATTGGCTATTATATTTTTACTAACAAGTTTTATTGGTTTTTGCCCGTTGTATAAACCTTTCGGAATCAATACTTGTAGAACAAAAAAATGA
- the truA gene encoding tRNA pseudouridine(38-40) synthase TruA — MRYFIELSYNGSAYHGWQNQPDAISVQEVLEKALSVLLKAPISIMGAGRTDTGVHAKQMFAHFDYDGDFDATQLVFKLNSFLPKDIAIHDVFKVKDDAHTRFDAMSRTYLYRVTLKKNVFSVDNVLYVKQNLDVDKMKAAAKILFQYKDFQCFSKSNTDVKTYFCDIMKAEWVLVGDELQFTIQANRFLRNMVRAIVGTMINIGLGKIEVNDLHAIIKSKNRSEAGFSVPAHALYLTEVEYPKTIKI, encoded by the coding sequence TTGCGATATTTTATAGAACTTTCTTATAATGGTAGTGCGTATCATGGTTGGCAAAATCAACCCGATGCTATTTCTGTACAAGAGGTTTTAGAAAAAGCATTGTCTGTGTTATTGAAAGCACCTATTTCTATCATGGGAGCAGGTCGCACAGATACAGGCGTGCACGCTAAACAAATGTTTGCGCATTTTGATTATGATGGTGATTTTGATGCCACTCAATTAGTTTTTAAACTGAATTCTTTTTTACCAAAAGATATTGCTATTCACGATGTATTTAAAGTGAAAGATGATGCCCATACGCGATTTGACGCTATGAGTAGAACGTATTTATACCGGGTAACCTTAAAGAAGAATGTGTTTTCTGTTGATAATGTACTTTACGTAAAGCAGAATTTAGACGTTGATAAAATGAAAGCAGCTGCTAAAATTTTATTTCAGTATAAAGATTTTCAATGCTTTTCGAAAAGTAATACCGATGTTAAAACATATTTTTGTGATATTATGAAAGCGGAGTGGGTTTTAGTTGGTGATGAACTTCAATTTACAATTCAAGCAAATCGGTTTTTGCGTAATATGGTGCGGGCCATTGTGGGAACGATGATTAATATTGGTTTAGGTAAAATAGAAGTGAATGATTTGCATGCTATTATCAAATCTAAAAACAGGAGTGAAGCTGGATTTTCAGTGCCAGCACATGCTTTATATTTAACTGAAGTTGAATACCCAAAGACTATAAAAATATAA
- the prmA gene encoding 50S ribosomal protein L11 methyltransferase, producing MSNTIYIGYYFKVQPLQPAVEILIAELGYAGFESFVENEDGVTAYIQKDEWNENILDDIQILNSDEFEITYTFEDIEQTNWNEEWEKNFNPIVVDDMCSVRAPFHEKPNTQYDIVIEPKMSFGTGHHETTHMMIQHILKNDLKDKSVLDMGCGTGVLAILAEIKGAKPIDAVDYDNWCYLNSLENVERNKSNHITVIEGDASVLEGKKYDVIIANINRNILLQDMKTYATCLNENGMLFLSGFYNDDIPIIKNECEKYMLNFQEKLERNNWVSLKFLN from the coding sequence ATGTCAAATACTATTTATATAGGTTATTATTTTAAAGTACAACCACTTCAACCGGCAGTCGAAATTTTAATTGCAGAATTAGGTTATGCAGGTTTTGAAAGTTTTGTTGAAAATGAAGATGGCGTTACCGCATACATTCAAAAAGATGAATGGAACGAAAATATTCTTGATGATATTCAAATTTTAAATTCAGACGAGTTTGAAATTACCTATACGTTTGAAGACATAGAACAAACCAATTGGAATGAAGAATGGGAAAAGAATTTTAATCCCATTGTAGTTGATGATATGTGTTCTGTACGTGCACCTTTTCATGAAAAACCAAATACTCAATATGATATTGTTATAGAGCCAAAAATGAGTTTTGGTACAGGACATCATGAAACCACGCATATGATGATTCAGCATATTTTAAAGAATGATTTAAAAGATAAATCGGTTTTAGATATGGGTTGTGGTACAGGTGTTTTAGCCATATTAGCAGAAATAAAAGGAGCGAAACCTATTGATGCGGTAGATTATGATAATTGGTGTTATTTAAATAGTTTAGAAAATGTAGAACGTAATAAGAGTAATCACATCACAGTTATAGAAGGCGATGCTAGTGTTTTAGAAGGAAAGAAATACGATGTAATTATAGCTAATATTAATCGTAATATTCTTTTACAAGACATGAAAACCTATGCTACTTGTTTAAACGAAAATGGCATGTTATTTTTAAGTGGTTTTTATAATGATGATATACCAATCATTAAAAATGAATGTGAAAAATATATGTTAAATTTTCAAGAAAAATTAGAAAGAAACAATTGGGTATCGTTAAAATTTTTAAATTAG
- a CDS encoding DUF1599 domain-containing protein yields the protein MQDTSKQYDAVIDTCKSLFVKKMSDYGSAWRILRLPSLTDQIFIKAQRIRSLQQNDVRKIDEGEASEFIGIINYCIMALIQLEKGVVDQPDLSTEEAKELYEKHIAITKQLMEDKNHDYGEAWRDMRVSSLTDLILQKLLRVKQIEDNKGKTLVSEGIDANYQDMINYAIFALIHLNEK from the coding sequence ATGCAAGATACTTCAAAACAATACGATGCCGTTATAGATACCTGTAAAAGTTTGTTTGTTAAAAAAATGAGTGATTACGGTAGTGCATGGAGAATACTACGTTTACCATCACTTACCGACCAAATTTTTATAAAAGCACAACGTATTAGAAGTTTGCAACAAAATGATGTTAGAAAGATAGATGAAGGAGAAGCAAGCGAGTTTATTGGTATTATAAATTATTGCATAATGGCTTTAATTCAATTAGAAAAAGGCGTTGTAGATCAACCTGATTTATCAACAGAAGAAGCTAAAGAATTGTATGAAAAGCATATAGCTATTACCAAACAATTGATGGAAGATAAAAACCATGATTATGGTGAGGCTTGGAGAGATATGCGAGTAAGTAGTTTAACCGATTTAATTTTGCAAAAATTACTACGTGTAAAACAAATTGAAGATAATAAAGGAAAAACACTTGTAAGTGAAGGTATTGATGCTAATTATCAAGATATGATTAATTATGCCATTTTTGCTTTAATTCATTTAAACGAAAAATAG
- the folP gene encoding dihydropteroate synthase: MTINCKGKLIDLSSPKVMGILNITPDSFFDGGIHKNEKEILLHVEKMLNEGATFIDIGAYSSKPNADHVSEAEELSRIRPIVNLILKEFPETLISIDTFRSHVAKQCIEAGACMINDISAGNLDDNMLRTIADLQVPYIMMHMRGTPQNMQQQTSYDNLVKDILFYFSERLSVARALGIIDIIIDPGFGFAKTLEQNYELLNKLELFNMIEKPLLVGVSRKSMIYKKLKTTANEALNGTSILNTIALQKGASILRVHDVKEAIECIKLVESLSR, translated from the coding sequence ATGACTATAAATTGCAAAGGAAAACTTATAGATTTATCATCACCAAAAGTGATGGGTATTCTAAACATTACACCCGACTCTTTTTTTGATGGTGGTATCCATAAAAACGAAAAAGAAATACTACTTCATGTTGAAAAAATGTTGAATGAAGGGGCTACTTTTATCGATATTGGCGCATACAGTTCTAAACCAAATGCAGACCATGTTAGTGAAGCTGAAGAATTAAGCAGAATACGTCCTATTGTAAATTTAATTTTAAAAGAATTTCCTGAAACACTCATCTCTATTGATACCTTTAGAAGCCATGTTGCAAAACAATGTATTGAAGCAGGAGCTTGCATGATTAACGATATTTCTGCTGGAAATTTAGATGACAATATGTTGCGAACTATAGCAGACCTGCAAGTGCCTTATATTATGATGCACATGCGTGGTACGCCACAAAACATGCAGCAACAAACTAGTTATGATAACCTAGTAAAAGATATACTATTCTATTTTTCTGAAAGACTATCAGTAGCTAGAGCATTAGGGATTATTGATATTATTATAGATCCTGGTTTTGGATTTGCAAAAACTTTAGAACAGAATTATGAACTACTAAACAAACTGGAACTTTTTAACATGATTGAAAAGCCTTTACTTGTAGGTGTTTCTAGAAAATCTATGATATACAAGAAGTTAAAAACTACTGCTAATGAAGCCTTAAACGGCACCTCTATTTTAAATACCATTGCATTGCAAAAAGGAGCTTCTATTTTACGCGTGCATGATGTAAAAGAAGCTATAGAATGTATTAAATTAGTAGAATCTTTAAGTCGTTAA
- the cdaA gene encoding diadenylate cyclase CdaA: MEIFNDLLKFEFIDYVDVFLVALLLYYIYKLVKGTVAINIFIGIIIIYLVWKLTEFLNMELLTGIFGGFMKVGIIALIVVFQPEIRKFLLMVGSTNFNRRRKFLKQLKFLKTETSDKTDVDAIISACNKMSMSKTGALIVFERNNNLDFLSESGDEMNIKVTQPIIESIFFKNSPLHDGAIIINDNIVKATRVILPVNNEKNIPQRFGLRHRAAIGVTEKTDALALVVSEETGHISYFKDGEFVVFEDTNDLNAMIKKDLT; encoded by the coding sequence TTGGAAATTTTTAATGACCTTTTAAAATTTGAATTTATAGATTATGTAGATGTTTTTCTAGTAGCACTTCTACTCTACTACATCTACAAACTGGTTAAAGGCACCGTAGCCATCAACATTTTTATAGGTATTATTATTATTTACCTAGTTTGGAAACTCACAGAATTCCTAAACATGGAGCTTCTTACAGGTATTTTTGGTGGTTTTATGAAAGTAGGTATCATCGCCTTAATAGTTGTTTTTCAGCCAGAAATTAGGAAGTTTTTACTTATGGTTGGTTCTACCAATTTTAATAGACGTCGTAAATTTTTAAAGCAACTTAAATTTTTAAAAACCGAAACTAGTGATAAAACTGATGTTGATGCTATTATTTCTGCTTGTAATAAAATGTCGATGTCTAAAACTGGTGCTTTAATTGTTTTTGAACGTAATAATAATTTGGATTTTTTATCTGAATCTGGTGATGAAATGAATATCAAAGTCACCCAGCCTATTATCGAAAGCATCTTTTTTAAAAACAGTCCATTACACGATGGCGCTATTATAATAAATGATAATATTGTAAAAGCAACTCGTGTTATTCTACCTGTAAATAATGAAAAAAACATTCCACAACGTTTTGGTTTACGCCATAGAGCCGCTATTGGTGTTACCGAAAAAACAGATGCCTTAGCACTAGTTGTTAGTGAAGAAACAGGACATATTTCTTATTTTAAAGATGGAGAATTTGTGGTTTTTGAAGACACAAACGACCTTAATGCCATGATTAAAAAAGATTTAACTTAA
- a CDS encoding DoxX family membrane protein, giving the protein MKYIVNISRILVGVLFIFSGFIKLNDPLGFSYKLQEYFSQDVLNIPFLEPYALMISVLVVVFEVVLGAFLLIGYKPKFTVWSLLGMIVFFTFLTFYAAYFDKVKDCGCFGDFLKLTPWQSFTKDVVLLFFILILFFGQKHIKPLFSKLPTTVLALLSFIISLWFGYHVLMHLPTIDFRAYKIGANIKEGMSIPEDAAKPIVEYYWKFKVDGEEKIFTTNGSYPSVEGDFIGVDTKVIDEGYHPPIYDFSIENNEGEDFTEQFLSEENLIVVVSYSLEHIEREGALKLRALQKDAIKNNYKIIGLTASGEDAKQRINEAYNIDFEWYLCDEKALKTVVRSNPGILELDKGTVKQKVHWNDIDDLEL; this is encoded by the coding sequence ATGAAATACATCGTAAACATATCAAGAATTTTAGTCGGCGTTCTGTTTATTTTTTCTGGATTTATAAAACTGAATGACCCATTGGGGTTTTCATATAAACTTCAAGAATATTTTAGTCAAGATGTATTAAATATTCCTTTTTTAGAGCCTTATGCTTTAATGATTTCTGTTTTAGTCGTAGTTTTTGAAGTAGTTTTAGGCGCCTTTTTACTTATTGGCTATAAACCCAAATTTACCGTTTGGAGCTTGTTAGGAATGATTGTCTTTTTTACATTTTTAACCTTTTATGCAGCTTATTTCGATAAAGTTAAAGACTGTGGTTGCTTTGGCGATTTTTTAAAGTTAACACCATGGCAAAGTTTTACAAAGGATGTTGTTCTATTGTTTTTTATACTCATCTTGTTTTTTGGACAGAAACATATCAAGCCCTTATTTAGTAAACTTCCAACAACAGTTTTGGCGTTGCTTAGTTTCATTATTAGTTTGTGGTTTGGTTACCATGTTTTGATGCATTTACCAACTATCGATTTTAGAGCTTATAAAATAGGAGCTAATATTAAAGAAGGTATGAGTATTCCAGAAGATGCAGCGAAACCTATTGTAGAATATTATTGGAAATTTAAAGTAGATGGTGAAGAAAAAATATTTACTACAAATGGATCATATCCTTCAGTAGAAGGTGATTTTATTGGTGTTGATACAAAGGTTATCGATGAAGGCTATCATCCGCCAATTTATGATTTTTCAATAGAAAATAATGAAGGTGAGGATTTTACCGAACAGTTTTTATCTGAAGAAAATCTTATAGTTGTCGTTTCTTATAGTTTAGAACATATTGAACGTGAAGGCGCTTTAAAGTTAAGAGCATTACAAAAAGATGCTATTAAAAATAATTATAAAATTATAGGTTTAACAGCATCGGGTGAAGATGCTAAGCAACGTATTAATGAAGCTTATAATATCGACTTCGAATGGTATTTATGTGATGAAAAAGCCCTGAAAACCGTTGTGCGTTCAAACCCTGGGATTTTAGAATTGGATAAAGGAACCGTTAAGCAAAAAGTACATTGGAATGATATTGATGACTTGGAACTTTAG